CAGATTTCTTGGGAAACGGCTCAGATTGCAGCagttcaaaaagttcaaatataCGAGCTTGTCAAGATGCCCAAGAGACTGATGAACCTCAACAAGATTGGTGCACTCTCCTAGATCCAAACGCTCAAGACTTGGCAGTGATGATACATCAGGAATTTCAGTCAGCAAAGCACAGTGGCTAAAATTAACAGACTTCAAATTTCTACAAAGCTGCATAGTAAACGGATAACATATGTAAGTACTTTTTCAAGATCTTCACAgattcatcatttattttgatGGAAGAGAATATTGCAAGCATGTACCTTGAATGTCTTCCCCAATATGCACATGCTGCTTTTGCTTAGGTCTAGACCTACAAGTTTCCTGTGGTCTGTATTGAATGGCGCCGATGTTGGATAATAATCAGGCCATTCCAGCCATCTCAAGTTAGTGGGAAAGTATACGGGATTGCCGGTATAGTACACATTGCGAGCTAAGAAAATTCTGAGCCTTCTCATATTTGTGAAAGCTTGAGCACTAATGCGTACTTCTTCAGGAGTAGCCAACTTGATCATTATTGCTTCTACTTTGTTCGTTCCCTGGCAGCACATTATATGAACAGATAAATTAAGTGCAAAGGTGTCTAGGTTATGCAAGGACTTAactagtaataaaaaaataagatttggTGTGCTCCAGGTGCCTTTTGCTTTTAGCTTTCAGAATTTGCTTTTACTTCCGCATTTGACACACTAGTTTTATAAGCAAGTCAAATCATTGAAGAAACATATCATTTAAGTTCATGGggattttttcataatttacttTCTGGGGAGAGGTCAATAGTGCAAATCTTACATTTCAGGGTGGGATGTGAAAATCAAAGATTCTCATGAGACCGCCAGGCTATTATCTTACTTAGCAGAGACATATTCACACGCTTTTTCGGTAGAAGGCAAAAGTACCTTTTAAGAGGCTTTAACCCTACCAAACAGGCATACATAttgtcaaaaacaaaagatCATGATTCAGTTTATTACCGTGCCTTCTGTTAGAACATGAAGCACATCCTTATAGGACCACAATCTGCTGCGCTCCCCTGGTTCTTTGGGAGATTCCCTCCGCACGATTTCTCTTCCCATTTCTTGAATCATATCATGCATCTCCAGCTTGCCACACTCAATAGTGACGAGTGACTTCTCTAATAGAACATTAATTCCAGCATCTGGGTAGAGATCACAGCTCTCCAAAATATCTCTCACATAACTTTCACTCTCTCCCTTGAAGAAACAtgcaatgtcaagaaaaatatcCTTCTCATAATCATCTAGACCATCAAAGCTCATTCTCAGCACACTGAAGATGTCTCCATTGAAAACTTCCTTCAATTTATCTAATGTGCTTTTCCATACAGGTAATTTTTTACCTCGAAGAAAAGAACCCAAAACTTTAACTGCTAATGGAAGTCCTTTGGTGTATTCCACTATGTCATACGAAAGCTCTTCATGATCTGGACATGAAGAAGAATTCGAGAAAACAATTGTCCTAAAAAGCGTACGAGCCGTTAAACGATCTAATGGTTGAACCTTGTACATACTTTTTATGCCATGAGCAGCCAGTAAACGTTCATCTCTAGTCGTTATGATGATTCTACTTCCACAACCAAACCAATCATGTCTTCCAACTAGTGTTTCCAATTGGATCGGTTGGTTCACATCATCAAGGACGATGAGGACCTTTTTTTTGCAAAGTCTACTCTTTGTCATGCTCATACCTTCGTCGACATTGTGAAGCTTCAGACAATCATCCCACCTTTCCTCATGAATAAGTGCCTCTTGAAGCTGAAGTAGGCCACTGTGTGCGTTTTGTTCGCAAGTTTCTCTAACGTTGGAAAGAAAGCAGCAATACTCAAATTTGTGCTCAAAGGCATTGTAAGTAGCTCTGGCAATAGTTGTCTTCCCTATTCCTCCAGATCCGTAAATTCCAACCATGCGAACCTCATTCGATTCCATGTCAAGCAAAGTACGCATACGGTGCACATGTGAGTCCATGGCAACCACGTTTTCAGGCACAGATAACTTCTTGCGATTCTTCAGCTGAGCGCATACTCTCTTGACAATGTTCTTAATGACATAAGACTCACGCCTGGTAGATTCAAACACATTGGATAAAGAAGTACTAAGCTGATCTCCAGTAAACTGCGGTCAATATCTCAAGCACAATAGGCAAGATTAAATTCAGTTTCTAGCAAATTGACATCTAATGCAAAAATTGGCTTGTCGAGGGATGCGGTCCACCTGCTTGTTTATATACTCAACTCATGAATTACTTAGTTGCTTGTCAAGAAAACTAATACATAAGCTTTCCTGCTTCGATTAGcgtgaattgttttttttttttaccccatCTTATGCATAAGCATTCCCATGAATCTATTGCCATGGAAATTAGAGAAATTCCGTAATCAAcagttttttcaatttgttttgccACAGAACAAACGGTAAGCAAACTGAGAAAGAAGTAAATGAGAGAGCCTTACTCGTCAACCAAATGCCAGCCGGAGATGTTAGCTGCTGCAGTCAGTGCTTCTCTCCACCTCTTCACCTTCTCCGGATCGCTGCTATTCGACTTCAATCTCTCCTCGTGATCGATTAGGGCTTGCCCGTACCTCCCCCTGTGCTTCCTCACATCCGAGGGATCCACCTTGTAGAACACCGGGCACACCATCTGCCCCATCTTATCCCTGCACTCGACGATTCTCACCAGTTCGTCCAAGCACCAGCTAGAGGACGCGTAGTTCTCCGAGAACACGACGATCGAGATCCTCGACTCCCCGATGGCTCCGAGGATTGCCGGCGCGATCTCCTCGCCCTGCCAGAGATCCTCCTCATCCAGGAACGCGTCGATTCCTCGCTGGTCGAGCGCCGCGTGGAGGTGGCCGGTGAAGCCGTTGCGCGTGTCCTCGCCACGGAAGCTCAGGAACACGTCGTATCTGTACGGACGGCCAGACTCCCCGATGGCTCCCCGAGAATCCTGCCTGATCACCTCGCCCTTCCGGCGCACCTCGTCTTCCACAAATGCCCCGTTCCCTCGTTGGCTGCTCTCACCAAAGGAGTCCAGACGCAGTTCGTTTCCATCTGGACCGCCAGCCAAACGGTAGAAGGACCTGAGGATAATGGCACAAATTAAGGAATCAAGATCAAATCAGATCACATAATTGCTAAAGTCAAAGAAGAATCTCACATAACAAGCAAGTGCCAAGATCAAGAGATTGTAAATTCAATTCGATTAATTTTAAGGTTTGTAATCTATTATATAAATACATGTACTGGGCTCATGAAAAAGGCATCAATTGCAGAAAATCTTTTTCTCATAATTCTCTCGATTCTCATACATTGGGATGTATCTGTACGGACGGCCAGACTCCCCGATGGCTCCCCGAAAAACCTGCCTGATCACCTCGTCTTCCACAAATGCCCCGTTCCCTCGTTGGCTGCTCTCACCAAAGGAGTCCAGACGCAGTTTGTTTCCATCTGGATCGCCAGCCCAAACGGTGAAGGAACTGAGGATAATGGCACAAATTAAGGAGTCAAGATCAAATCAGATCACATAATTGCTAAAGTCAAAGAAGAATCTCACATAACAAGCAAGTGCCAAGATCAAGAGATCGTAAATTCAATTCGATTAATTTTAACGGTTtgtaatatattatataaatacatGTACTGGGCTCATGAAAAAGGCATCAATTGCAGAAAATCTTTTTCTCATAATTCTCTCGATTCTCATACCCATAGGCTTCTGAGCGGGTAATGGGGGAAGGACATTCTCCCTCCGACATAACAACGACACCGGGAATTGCCTTGAGATTGGAGGGGGGACTTCCTCTTATCCGAAAAGCATCTGAATCGGGAGTTGCCTCGCCTGCTGGACTGAAACGGGTTGACCGCCGGCCGGCTAAGCGATTGCCCAACCTCCGAATGAGGGATAAGAGACGGCAGGAGCAACAGCAACCTCCTTCCGTCGCCTCCTGGACTGAAAGACTGAAACGGGGTTGACTCTCAAGGCCGAACAGCTCTACATATAGttaaatagaattttctttttaaatgccacgtcaaaaaaaaaaaaaaaaaaaatgcctaacaTGGAATGTGTCGGTGCGCGGAACCATATGGAAATACAATATATATTTCGGTATTCTCGAATGATCCAAGAGCAAAGTAAAGATATAGCATgcatttatttcgtgaaaactcaataataatttttttttttcaagaatatggttagtttttatttgttttattggGTTATATATAATCAAAAACACTTTATGAAGTTGGatttcattgaaaaatattttcaatctcatgactttattttaggaaaaaaaattcaaaattttaaatttattttatagtttaagttttttttttttttaattttatgttttctctttttttcttttctttccttttcattttcctacTTCCTTCGCCACAATCGGCCAGTGATGGCCAcaggtgagctcgaggcttAGCTGGAGTTTTGCTAGATCACAAACTCAAAGCTCGGTAGAGGCCAGCAAGCTTGAAGCTTAGCTAGAGTTTCACTATATCTCGACACCCATGGCTTCAATGCTCATAATAAGGTTTTTCTATGTATTATTATAATGGATGATTGAGCAAAAATAAGCAGAAATCGAAAACTACGAACTTGCCAATTACGACCCTTTCAGACAATGacaatatatttgattttgttgTGGGCCTTATGCTTATACTACCATggatgtaaattaattttatccaTTTTCTCTTGAGATGTCCAAAATCGTTACTTTAGCCGCAATGGGGAGGATTTGTTTGTAGATAACAAGTAAGAGGTATGAAAACCGGTAGATATTTGGATTTTGAGATACCATACACTCCAGTGTTGGAAAGATGCCCTTGATCTGACCTCCATTACTTTTGACCAGTTCAATGATTACTAGTACTACCATAGACTAAAGCAGCGTTCTCATGAAAAAGGGTCCAATCACGGTGTACCATCATTGAATGATTAGTTCCATACACTCCAGTGTTGGAAAGATGCCCTTGATCCGACCTCCATTACTTTTGACCAGTTGAATGATTACTACCATAGACTAAAGCAGCGTTCTCATGAAAAAGGGTCCAATCACGGTGTACCATCATTCAACTTTTCCTTCTCGACATGTTGAAGCTTTCAACGAGAACCACATGGAGCacgaccaagaaaaaaagaaatatcgtCTCTGTAAGAATACATGGAGAACCGGTAACTCCTGATTAGAATTTGGTCATGCAGAACATTTGGAAAATACTGAAATTGAACTTTTCGCTATATACACAGCTTCTCTTTATACGTAGCTGGTTACAACAcacaccaaaaaagaaaaaaaaaatagtgcatACTAGAGAAAAGAACATCCAGGGGACTCTGATACAATGGTGG
This genomic stretch from Eucalyptus grandis isolate ANBG69807.140 chromosome 3, ASM1654582v1, whole genome shotgun sequence harbors:
- the LOC104429442 gene encoding TMV resistance protein N isoform X1 encodes the protein MSEGECPSPITRSEAYGSFTVWAGDPDGNKLRLDSFGESSQRGNGAFVEDEVIRQVFRGAIGESGRPYRYIPMSFYRLAGGPDGNELRLDSFGESSQRGNGAFVEDEVRRKGEVIRQDSRGAIGESGRPYRYDVFLSFRGEDTRNGFTGHLHAALDQRGIDAFLDEEDLWQGEEIAPAILGAIGESRISIVVFSENYASSSWCLDELVRIVECRDKMGQMVCPVFYKVDPSDVRKHRGRYGQALIDHEERLKSNSSDPEKVKRWREALTAAANISGWHLVDERESYVIKNIVKRVCAQLKNRKKLSVPENVVAMDSHVHRMRTLLDMESNEVRMVGIYGSGGIGKTTIARATYNAFEHKFEYCCFLSNVRETCEQNAHSGLLQLQEALIHEERWDDCLKLHNVDEGMSMTKSRLCKKKVLIVLDDVNQPIQLETLVGRHDWFGCGSRIIITTRDERLLAAHGIKSMYKVQPLDRLTARTLFRTIVFSNSSSCPDHEELSYDIVEYTKGLPLAVKVLGSFLRGKKLPVWKSTLDKLKEVFNGDIFSVLRMSFDGLDDYEKDIFLDIACFFKGESESYVRDILESCDLYPDAGINVLLEKSLVTIECGKLEMHDMIQEMGREIVRRESPKEPGERSRLWSYKDVLHVLTEGTGTNKVEAIMIKLATPEEVRISAQAFTNMRRLRIFLARNVYYTGNPVYFPTNLRWLEWPDYYPTSAPFNTDHRKLVGLDLSKSSMCILGKTFKLCRNLKSVNFSHCALLTEIPDVSSLPSLERLDLGECTNLVEVHQSLGHLDKLVYLNFLNCCNLSRFPRNLKLRSLQNLILRGCSKLSRFPDILVQMKHLTELALHGTAIRELPSSITNLVELKGLYLEDCMDLKNLPCSIYTLQHLERILADGCSQLSKLPECLCESSDCTNFSLPLALPSVINLNVQRCSLSELGFLKNLHCMSSLTILDLSENKFVSLPTCISQFTKLQQLFLMHCKQLQEILALPPNITSLHAKGCELLETCADLSNVLPYNSDESPWLRRIDFSSCHKLIQNQCSSNCKMLSIEGLLGETRVDVFHPGSKIPTWFVHQSIKGLIKFHVSSDLYCDIAGLAFCAIIGSTNRKEANISCEMQLFVNKEETYGCVDCFSSLELDHVWVLYVPRRMMWGLDAKLVNRRSQFAVLFQASEGTLRSCGVHLVYKQGKQPNDMKIDESIDPQNSNANLTSSYVETRKMKERFSDS
- the LOC104429442 gene encoding TMV resistance protein N isoform X2; amino-acid sequence: MSEGECPSPITRSEAYGSFTVWAGDPDGNKLRLDSFGESSQRGNGAFVEDEVRRKGEVIRQDSRGAIGESGRPYRYDVFLSFRGEDTRNGFTGHLHAALDQRGIDAFLDEEDLWQGEEIAPAILGAIGESRISIVVFSENYASSSWCLDELVRIVECRDKMGQMVCPVFYKVDPSDVRKHRGRYGQALIDHEERLKSNSSDPEKVKRWREALTAAANISGWHLVDERESYVIKNIVKRVCAQLKNRKKLSVPENVVAMDSHVHRMRTLLDMESNEVRMVGIYGSGGIGKTTIARATYNAFEHKFEYCCFLSNVRETCEQNAHSGLLQLQEALIHEERWDDCLKLHNVDEGMSMTKSRLCKKKVLIVLDDVNQPIQLETLVGRHDWFGCGSRIIITTRDERLLAAHGIKSMYKVQPLDRLTARTLFRTIVFSNSSSCPDHEELSYDIVEYTKGLPLAVKVLGSFLRGKKLPVWKSTLDKLKEVFNGDIFSVLRMSFDGLDDYEKDIFLDIACFFKGESESYVRDILESCDLYPDAGINVLLEKSLVTIECGKLEMHDMIQEMGREIVRRESPKEPGERSRLWSYKDVLHVLTEGTGTNKVEAIMIKLATPEEVRISAQAFTNMRRLRIFLARNVYYTGNPVYFPTNLRWLEWPDYYPTSAPFNTDHRKLVGLDLSKSSMCILGKTFKLCRNLKSVNFSHCALLTEIPDVSSLPSLERLDLGECTNLVEVHQSLGHLDKLVYLNFLNCCNLSRFPRNLKLRSLQNLILRGCSKLSRFPDILVQMKHLTELALHGTAIRELPSSITNLVELKGLYLEDCMDLKNLPCSIYTLQHLERILADGCSQLSKLPECLCESSDCTNFSLPLALPSVINLNVQRCSLSELGFLKNLHCMSSLTILDLSENKFVSLPTCISQFTKLQQLFLMHCKQLQEILALPPNITSLHAKGCELLETCADLSNVLPYNSDESPWLRRIDFSSCHKLIQNQCSSNCKMLSIEGLLGETRVDVFHPGSKIPTWFVHQSIKGLIKFHVSSDLYCDIAGLAFCAIIGSTNRKEANISCEMQLFVNKEETYGCVDCFSSLELDHVWVLYVPRRMMWGLDAKLVNRRSQFAVLFQASEGTLRSCGVHLVYKQGKQPNDMKIDESIDPQNSNANLTSSYVETRKMKERFSDS